In a genomic window of Schistocerca gregaria isolate iqSchGreg1 chromosome 5, iqSchGreg1.2, whole genome shotgun sequence:
- the LOC126272778 gene encoding NADH dehydrogenase [ubiquinone] 1 alpha subcomplex subunit 11 produces the protein MGYKYYDSPEGQDCLKKMWYTTKIGALIGLGLSSFDVIMYSRPKGYFPTLMRYGYITLPIMGMAASFSATTCIATNARGKDGKLNYFLGGCAAGGVFGAWRRSIFAGFLGCVALGGFAVAKKLSIEEGWEFIGKPPGHIHGSLRGVRQDWTVTDHRPGNWKVSE, from the coding sequence ATGGGCTACAAATATTATGATTCCCCAGAGGGGCAAGACTGTTTGAAAAAAATGTGGTATACCACAAAAATTGGAGCACTTATCGGCCTTGGCCTGTCGTCATTTGACGTTATTATGTATTCTCGGCCCAAAGGTTATTTTCCTACATTAATGAGATATGGATATATTACCCTTCCCATTATGGGAATGGCAGCCTCATTTTCTGCTACAACATGTATCGCTACGAATGCTCGCGGGAAGGACGGAAAACTTAACTATTTCCTGGGTGGCTGTGCTGCTGGTGGAGTGTTCGGGGCGTGGAGGAGAAGTATTTTTGCTGGATTTCTTGGTTGTGTGGCGCTGGGTGGCTTCGCTGTCGCCAAGAAGCTGTCAATTGAAGAAGGTTGGGAGTTCATCGGTAAACCTCCAGGTCATATCCATGGATCTCTTCGAGGGGTACGACAGGACTGGACTGTAACTGATCACCGTCCAggaaactggaaggtttcagagTAA